One genomic window of Anaerolineae bacterium includes the following:
- a CDS encoding NADP-dependent malic enzyme: protein MATITREEALEYHKLQGKPGKISVIPTKPMLTQRDLSLAYTPGVAIPVLEIEQDADASYEYTAKGNLVAVLTNGTAILGLGDRGALAAKPVMEGKAVLFKRFADVDAIDIEVDSRDPDVVIQVARAISPSFGGINLEDIKAPECFYIEETLRSLLDIPVFHDDQHGTAIISGAALLNGLELVGKQIAEVKIVVSGAGASAISCAELMVKLGAKRENILLVDTRGVVYQGRQEGMNPYKERFAAETEARSLADAVRGADVFYGLSVKDILTPEMVKTMAERPLIFAMSNPDPEIRYELAKEARPDAIVATGRSDYPNQINNVLGFPFIFRGALDVRARTINDEMKVAASHALAALAKEDVPDSVLRAYNLESLKFGPDYIIPKPLDPRVLLWEAPAVARAAIESGVARKVIDIEEYRQQLAFRLGMGEQIRYYILNKAKSAPRLMRICFAEGEESKIIRAAYQIMDENIGEPILIGRADVICQKISDLGLSCTPRIIDPLHYERFEEYAQAFYLLRQRKGITLKDARQRILDPNVFGPMMVKMGDADAFVSGLTYDYPDVIRPALQIHHTKPGTQRAAGVYIMIVNDRTYLFTDATVNIDPSADDLAEIACLAADFAQQLGIEPRVALLSFSNFGSTIHPLSLKVKKAVDLIRQRRPELMVDGEMQADTAVSPEIIQERYPFSRVSDANVLVFPSLESANIAYKLLARLGNAQAIGPILLGIGAPIHVLQTGEEMRNIVNIAAVAVMDAMSRQP, encoded by the coding sequence ATGGCAACCATCACCCGTGAAGAGGCACTTGAATATCACAAGTTACAGGGCAAACCGGGCAAGATTTCGGTTATTCCGACCAAACCCATGCTCACCCAGCGGGACTTATCTCTCGCCTATACACCTGGGGTTGCCATTCCAGTTCTCGAAATAGAGCAAGACGCGGATGCAAGCTACGAGTACACGGCAAAAGGTAATCTGGTGGCAGTCCTGACCAACGGGACAGCGATTCTCGGTTTGGGCGATCGAGGCGCGCTGGCAGCAAAACCGGTAATGGAAGGCAAAGCCGTATTATTCAAGCGTTTTGCAGATGTGGATGCCATTGATATCGAAGTCGACAGCCGAGATCCAGATGTGGTTATTCAGGTTGCCCGCGCTATCTCGCCATCTTTTGGTGGCATCAATTTAGAAGATATCAAAGCACCAGAATGTTTTTATATCGAAGAGACCTTAAGATCTCTCTTGGATATCCCGGTTTTCCATGACGATCAGCACGGTACAGCGATCATTTCAGGGGCTGCACTATTGAATGGTTTGGAACTGGTAGGTAAACAGATTGCGGAGGTTAAAATCGTTGTTTCCGGAGCCGGTGCATCGGCCATCTCTTGTGCAGAATTGATGGTCAAATTAGGGGCAAAGCGGGAAAACATTCTCCTGGTAGATACGCGAGGCGTGGTTTATCAAGGTCGTCAGGAAGGAATGAATCCATACAAAGAACGCTTTGCAGCCGAAACTGAGGCGCGTTCTTTAGCAGATGCCGTTAGAGGAGCAGATGTCTTTTACGGCTTATCCGTTAAAGACATTCTAACACCTGAAATGGTCAAAACCATGGCAGAACGCCCTCTGATCTTTGCAATGTCAAACCCTGACCCTGAGATCCGTTATGAACTGGCAAAAGAAGCCCGCCCGGATGCCATTGTTGCTACCGGTCGTTCCGATTACCCCAATCAAATCAATAACGTGCTTGGCTTTCCATTTATCTTTCGAGGCGCCTTGGATGTGCGTGCCAGAACGATCAATGATGAGATGAAAGTGGCTGCCAGCCATGCTCTGGCTGCTTTAGCCAAAGAAGATGTGCCGGATAGCGTTCTGCGCGCCTACAACCTTGAAAGCCTGAAATTTGGCCCGGATTATATTATTCCAAAACCACTCGATCCACGTGTATTGCTCTGGGAAGCGCCAGCGGTCGCCAGAGCTGCCATCGAGAGCGGTGTTGCCCGTAAGGTGATCGATATTGAGGAATATCGCCAACAACTCGCCTTTCGGCTGGGTATGGGAGAGCAAATCCGCTATTACATCCTCAATAAAGCCAAATCTGCACCCAGGTTGATGCGCATCTGTTTCGCAGAGGGCGAAGAATCGAAAATCATCCGCGCCGCTTATCAAATCATGGATGAAAATATCGGCGAACCAATCTTAATTGGAAGAGCAGATGTCATCTGTCAAAAAATCAGCGACCTTGGGTTGAGTTGTACCCCTCGCATCATCGATCCTCTCCACTACGAAAGATTTGAAGAATATGCCCAAGCTTTCTACCTGCTGCGTCAGCGCAAGGGTATCACCCTCAAAGATGCGCGCCAGCGCATTTTAGATCCCAATGTTTTCGGTCCCATGATGGTCAAAATGGGGGATGCTGATGCCTTCGTCTCGGGATTGACCTACGATTATCCCGATGTGATTCGCCCAGCGCTTCAAATTCATCACACCAAACCTGGCACTCAGCGCGCCGCAGGCGTTTATATTATGATCGTCAACGATCGAACCTACCTTTTCACCGATGCTACGGTCAATATTGACCCTTCCGCCGATGACTTAGCCGAAATTGCATGTCTAGCGGCCGATTTTGCGCAACAACTAGGCATCGAACCCCGCGTAGCCTTGCTGTCTTTCTCCAATTTTGGCAGCACCATTCACCCATTATCGCTCAAGGTAAAAAAGGCTGTAGATCTTATCCGCCAGCGGCGTCCGGAATTGATGGTAGATGGAGAAATGCAGGCAGATACAGCGGTTAGCCCAGAGATTATCCAGGAACGCTATCCCTTCAGCCGTGTTTCGGATGCCAATGTTTTGGTATTCCCCTCGCTTGAATCCGCCAACATCGCCTACAAATTGCTGGCGCGGCTTGGAAACGCCCAGGCAATTGGGCCAATCTTGTTGGGAATCGGCGCGCCAATCCACGTCTTACAGACTGGGGAAGAGATGCGCAATATTGTTAACATCGCTGCGGTGGCTGTTATGGATGCAATGAGTCGTCAGCCTTGA
- a CDS encoding L-seryl-tRNA(Sec) selenium transferase — MNNPTDARRSLPSVERVLQRAEAKILSGVYGRQLTVLATRQVLEDARQRMMQVQTVFTEDTLLRSIEDYLIAMTSPSLVPVINASGVIIHTNLGRAPLSREAMEAAYRVACGYSNLEYDLEKGKRGSRLFHAEKTLCQLTGAEAALVVNNNAAAVLLSLAGLAYRRSVVIARSQLIEIGGGFRIPDVMRQSGAKLIEVGTTNRVNLEDYRTALELKPAMFLVAHRSNFKIIGFTAEPTLSEIGQLAHEADIPLLVDLGSGALLDTVRYGLAHEPMVQEGLGAGADLVCFSGDKLLGGPQAGIILGKKVLVEKLRRHPLARAVRADKIALAALSATLLHYLKDEATQKVPIWQMIACSKDQITQRAAQWRDRLAQRGIQSEVMDGVSTVGGGSLPGESLPTALLAVKAQRAEEFLKRLRHNTPPVIARIEQERVVFDPRTVFIEQEDLLLNAIEALKGLLL, encoded by the coding sequence ATGAATAACCCGACGGATGCGCGACGCTCTCTTCCCTCGGTTGAAAGAGTTCTTCAACGAGCGGAAGCGAAAATTTTGTCAGGCGTTTATGGACGCCAGTTAACCGTTTTGGCAACTCGACAGGTGTTGGAGGACGCACGGCAACGCATGATGCAGGTGCAGACTGTTTTCACCGAAGATACTCTCCTCCGCTCCATCGAAGATTACCTGATTGCGATGACATCTCCCTCATTGGTTCCGGTTATCAACGCCAGTGGGGTAATCATCCATACCAATTTAGGGCGCGCTCCCCTCAGCCGTGAAGCGATGGAAGCGGCTTATCGGGTGGCTTGTGGTTATTCCAACCTTGAATATGATCTGGAGAAAGGGAAACGCGGCAGCCGATTATTTCACGCCGAGAAAACCCTTTGTCAATTGACGGGAGCGGAAGCTGCGTTGGTGGTCAATAACAACGCTGCAGCAGTCCTTTTATCGCTAGCTGGGCTGGCGTATCGCCGCTCGGTGGTCATTGCTCGCTCCCAACTCATTGAAATTGGTGGAGGGTTTCGGATCCCCGATGTAATGCGTCAATCAGGCGCAAAATTGATCGAGGTTGGCACGACCAACCGCGTGAACCTGGAGGATTATCGAACGGCGCTGGAGCTGAAACCGGCGATGTTCCTGGTTGCCCATCGCTCGAATTTCAAGATTATTGGCTTCACTGCTGAGCCGACCTTGAGTGAAATTGGGCAACTGGCACATGAAGCGGATATCCCTTTGCTGGTTGACCTTGGTTCTGGGGCGCTGTTGGATACGGTGAGGTATGGCTTAGCCCATGAGCCAATGGTGCAGGAAGGTTTAGGCGCGGGCGCGGATTTGGTGTGTTTTTCAGGAGATAAACTGCTGGGCGGCCCACAAGCCGGTATTATCCTCGGTAAGAAAGTTTTGGTAGAGAAGCTACGTCGTCATCCTCTTGCGCGGGCTGTGAGGGCGGATAAAATTGCTCTGGCTGCCCTCTCGGCAACCTTACTACATTACCTCAAGGATGAAGCCACCCAGAAGGTACCCATCTGGCAGATGATCGCCTGTTCTAAGGATCAAATCACTCAACGAGCGGCACAATGGAGAGACAGGTTGGCACAACGGGGCATCCAAAGCGAGGTCATGGACGGGGTGAGTACAGTGGGAGGGGGTAGTTTACCCGGCGAGAGTTTACCCACCGCTTTGTTAGCTGTTAAGGCGCAACGGGCGGAAGAGTTTCTAAAAAGGTTACGCCACAATACCCCGCCGGTTATTGCCCGGATCGAGCAGGAAAGAGTGGTCTTTGATCCCCGGACGGTTTTTATCGAGCAGGAGGACCTTTTGCTCAATGCAATCGAGGCGTTGAAAGGACTACTTCTATGA
- a CDS encoding Xaa-Pro aminopeptidase — MKTDLDRLMQENQIDVVFVVGAAQHNPAMVYFTGRVHVSQAELIKVVGKEPVLYFASPMEREEAARTGLVTQSIDVYQPRRLLEQAQGDAVLARAMRYQRMLEDAGVQKGRMAIYGQSEVGLAYSVFTKLCDLMPGIEIVSEFDHTLLGQARSTKDAQEIQQIRRMGEITIDVVGQTADFLTRQKVVNGVLMKSNGEPLRIGEVKRQINLWLAERGAENPHGTVFAIGRDAAIPHSAGDDQMPLEVGKTIVFDIFPCQEQGGYYYDFTRTWCLGYAPDDVQALYEDVRTVYQEAVRALRVKEQCSNFQKLVCDLFEERGHPTVKSNPLTEEGYVHSLGHGVGLQIHERPWFGTNATEKDILSAGSVFTIEPGLYYPSRGMGVRLEDTYVVKEDGSIEPLAYFPLDLVLPLKMN, encoded by the coding sequence ATGAAAACAGATCTTGACCGTTTGATGCAAGAGAATCAGATTGACGTGGTTTTTGTTGTTGGGGCAGCGCAACATAATCCTGCCATGGTTTATTTCACCGGGCGGGTTCATGTCTCGCAGGCTGAGTTGATTAAGGTAGTGGGAAAGGAACCCGTGTTGTACTTCGCTTCACCGATGGAGCGTGAAGAAGCTGCCAGAACTGGATTGGTAACCCAATCGATTGATGTTTATCAACCCAGGCGTTTGCTGGAGCAAGCCCAGGGAGACGCAGTCCTGGCACGAGCGATGCGCTATCAACGGATGCTCGAAGATGCGGGTGTCCAGAAAGGGCGAATGGCGATCTACGGACAGAGTGAGGTTGGTCTGGCTTACTCGGTTTTCACGAAATTATGTGATCTCATGCCAGGCATTGAAATTGTCTCGGAATTTGATCATACCTTATTGGGTCAGGCTCGAAGTACAAAAGACGCACAAGAAATCCAGCAAATACGGCGCATGGGCGAAATCACCATTGATGTGGTGGGACAGACGGCTGATTTTCTTACCCGTCAAAAAGTTGTCAATGGCGTTTTAATGAAGAGTAACGGTGAACCACTTCGCATAGGGGAGGTAAAGCGCCAGATCAATCTCTGGCTGGCGGAGCGCGGAGCTGAGAATCCGCACGGGACTGTCTTTGCGATCGGGAGAGACGCTGCGATTCCCCATAGCGCAGGGGATGATCAGATGCCACTGGAAGTGGGGAAAACCATCGTGTTTGACATCTTTCCTTGCCAGGAGCAGGGCGGATATTATTACGACTTTACCCGCACCTGGTGCCTGGGATATGCTCCGGACGATGTTCAGGCGCTCTATGAGGATGTAAGGACGGTGTATCAGGAAGCAGTCAGAGCGTTACGGGTGAAAGAACAGTGCTCAAATTTTCAAAAGCTGGTGTGCGATTTATTTGAGGAACGTGGTCACCCAACCGTAAAGTCAAATCCGCTTACCGAAGAAGGATATGTTCATAGCTTGGGGCATGGGGTGGGATTACAGATTCATGAAAGGCCGTGGTTCGGGACGAATGCTACCGAAAAGGATATCCTCTCTGCAGGAAGTGTTTTTACGATCGAACCCGGTTTATATTATCCCAGTCGAGGCATGGGGGTTCGTTTGGAAGATACCTATGTTGTCAAAGAGGATGGAAGCATCGAGCCTCTAGCGTATTTTCCATTGGATCTGGTTCTCCCACTCAAAATGAATTAG
- a CDS encoding TsaD/Kae1/Qri7 protein, required for threonylcarbamoyladenosine t(6)A37 formation in tRNA, whose amino-acid sequence MPQIYHRMTSEPNYRILGIESSCDETAAAVVENGETILSNVVASQASMHAKFGGVFPEVASRQHLLTFPLVVEEALKSAHLDLMDIDAIAVTRGPGLPGSLVVGINIAKGLAMVSGKPLIGVHHLEAHLLSIMLIEGEERHQIIYPAVGLIVSGGHTELVFIIEPLLYKSLGFTLDDAAGEAFDKVARLLNLPYPGGPSIQTASKNGNPQAFAFPRAWLEGSWNFSFSGLKTAVLREVKRLDRYGTGMPVEDLAASFQQAVVDVLVGKTLLAAETYHAQSILVVGGVSANLALREAFLRESKLPVLIPPQHLCTDNAAMTAVVGYYRFRKGQRDGLDMDVLPNWPLSALSESV is encoded by the coding sequence ATGCCTCAGATATATCACCGGATGACATCTGAACCGAACTATCGAATTTTGGGAATTGAGTCCTCTTGTGACGAGACTGCTGCGGCAGTGGTTGAGAATGGTGAGACCATCCTTTCGAATGTGGTTGCCTCTCAGGCATCCATGCATGCTAAGTTTGGGGGCGTGTTTCCGGAGGTGGCTTCACGGCAACACCTGTTGACATTTCCGCTGGTGGTTGAGGAGGCTCTTAAAAGCGCTCACTTAGACTTAATGGATATCGATGCTATAGCAGTTACCCGTGGGCCAGGTTTGCCCGGATCTTTAGTTGTTGGGATCAATATAGCGAAGGGTTTAGCAATGGTAAGTGGAAAGCCGTTAATCGGTGTCCATCATTTAGAAGCTCATTTGCTATCGATAATGCTAATTGAAGGGGAAGAAAGACATCAAATCATATACCCGGCAGTAGGATTGATCGTTTCCGGCGGTCATACGGAATTGGTGTTCATTATAGAACCTCTTCTCTATAAATCTTTAGGCTTTACTCTCGATGACGCTGCGGGAGAGGCCTTTGATAAAGTCGCTCGCCTTTTAAACCTGCCTTATCCTGGAGGTCCTTCTATTCAGACAGCTTCAAAAAATGGAAATCCCCAGGCTTTTGCTTTTCCGCGAGCCTGGTTAGAAGGTAGCTGGAATTTCTCTTTTAGCGGTCTGAAAACCGCTGTTTTGCGGGAAGTAAAGCGCCTGGATCGATATGGGACCGGAATGCCCGTTGAGGATTTGGCAGCCAGTTTTCAGCAAGCGGTTGTAGATGTCCTGGTCGGGAAAACTCTTCTGGCAGCCGAGACATATCACGCCCAAAGCATCCTGGTTGTCGGGGGGGTTTCGGCGAATCTGGCTCTGCGGGAAGCTTTCCTGCGCGAATCAAAGTTGCCGGTATTGATTCCTCCGCAACATCTCTGTACAGATAACGCAGCGATGACTGCCGTGGTCGGCTATTATCGCTTTCGAAAGGGACAGAGGGATGGGTTAGATATGGACGTTTTGCCCAACTGGCCATTGTCGGCGCTCTCCGAAAGCGTTTGA
- a CDS encoding Glycogen phosphorylase, with translation MSELFVAQYPNRFPLPRRIQRLGELAYNLWWTWHPEAVRLYQRIDPLLWEKTYHNPIKFLRQVERAKINAATLNRYYLEDYDRVMNEFDTYMTRKDTWFAQTYPEWIHRPIAYFSMEFGLHETLPIYAGGLGVLSGDHLKEASDLGLPMVAVGFFYTEGYFTQRITEDGWQEAKYTHQIFDDLPVLPVIDQDGKPMTVSVDLPGREVMARLWEIHVGRVPLYLLDANVDENSATDRTLTARLYSGDLEMRIAQELILGIGGVRALRVLGYNPAVWHMNEGHSAFLILERMREYIEAGKTIEEAEDKVRASNVFTTHTPVPAGNDEFPLWLVDKYLSPIWTSLGMSREQFIDLGRNASAWGDMFSMPVLGLKLSEGRNAVSELHGQVTRKMWHFLWPDREVEQVPITHITNGVHLSTWLARRMRYLFDKYLGENWYERHDDFELWEGVMEIPDEQLWDVHRHLKRKLAYYIRERARWMWAQGNVHPVQVIASGVLLDPYALTIGFARRFAPYKRANLLLHDPDRLLRIVTRADMPVQIIFAGKSHPDHEGGKLLIQEIYRYIKRADVAGRMVFLEDYDMNLARYLVQGVDVWLNTPRRPNEASGTSGMKAALNGVLNCSVYDGWWREGYNGQNGWAIGQDMDYDDPQKQDEADAHSLYDLLEQEIVPLYYRRRSSDELPGDWLFMVKDALRTIVPQFVMRRMVKEYLERMYKPILSPKTTVTEP, from the coding sequence ATGAGTGAACTATTTGTAGCTCAATATCCGAATCGATTTCCACTCCCGCGCAGAATCCAGCGTTTGGGAGAGTTAGCTTATAACTTGTGGTGGACCTGGCACCCCGAAGCAGTGCGGTTATATCAAAGAATTGACCCTCTTTTGTGGGAAAAAACCTACCACAACCCTATCAAGTTCCTTCGTCAGGTTGAGCGAGCGAAAATCAACGCGGCAACCCTGAACCGTTATTATTTAGAGGACTATGATCGCGTCATGAATGAATTTGATACGTACATGACGCGCAAAGACACCTGGTTTGCACAAACTTATCCTGAGTGGATCCATCGTCCGATTGCCTACTTTTCGATGGAATTCGGGTTACATGAAACGCTGCCAATTTATGCTGGAGGGTTGGGAGTTCTATCTGGGGATCATTTGAAGGAAGCCAGCGACCTGGGTTTGCCAATGGTGGCAGTCGGTTTCTTTTACACGGAAGGGTATTTCACTCAAAGGATCACCGAAGATGGGTGGCAAGAAGCCAAATATACCCATCAGATCTTTGATGACTTGCCCGTGCTGCCGGTAATCGATCAGGATGGCAAACCTATGACTGTCTCTGTTGATTTGCCGGGCCGTGAAGTAATGGCTCGATTGTGGGAAATCCATGTTGGCAGAGTGCCTTTGTACCTGTTGGATGCCAATGTAGATGAAAATTCTGCCACTGATCGCACCCTGACAGCCCGTTTATACAGCGGCGACCTGGAGATGCGCATTGCTCAGGAGTTGATCCTTGGCATCGGCGGTGTGCGAGCCTTACGGGTTTTGGGTTATAACCCGGCTGTCTGGCATATGAACGAGGGACACTCTGCTTTTTTGATTTTGGAACGAATGCGGGAATATATCGAAGCCGGGAAGACAATTGAAGAAGCTGAAGACAAGGTGAGAGCTTCAAATGTCTTTACCACGCATACACCCGTACCAGCTGGAAACGATGAGTTCCCCTTGTGGTTAGTGGATAAATATTTATCTCCAATTTGGACCAGTCTGGGGATGAGTCGAGAGCAGTTTATTGATTTAGGGCGCAATGCCAGCGCGTGGGGAGATATGTTTAGTATGCCGGTGCTGGGTTTAAAGCTCTCAGAAGGACGCAATGCAGTATCGGAATTACACGGTCAGGTGACACGGAAGATGTGGCATTTTCTCTGGCCTGATCGAGAAGTCGAGCAGGTGCCGATTACCCATATTACGAATGGGGTACACCTCAGCACCTGGCTGGCGCGCCGGATGCGTTATCTTTTCGATAAGTATCTTGGCGAAAATTGGTATGAACGCCACGATGACTTTGAGCTGTGGGAAGGGGTAATGGAAATCCCCGATGAACAATTATGGGATGTCCACCGTCACTTAAAACGAAAACTGGCATACTACATCCGTGAGCGGGCACGTTGGATGTGGGCACAGGGAAATGTACACCCCGTACAGGTGATCGCTTCAGGGGTTTTGTTAGACCCTTATGCGCTTACGATCGGGTTTGCGCGGCGTTTTGCACCCTATAAACGGGCAAATTTATTGCTCCATGATCCAGACCGGCTTTTGCGGATTGTAACCAGGGCGGATATGCCGGTGCAAATCATTTTCGCCGGTAAGTCTCATCCTGATCATGAGGGAGGTAAGCTGCTGATCCAGGAGATTTATCGTTATATCAAGCGGGCTGATGTAGCCGGACGAATGGTCTTCCTGGAGGATTATGACATGAATCTTGCCCGGTATCTGGTGCAGGGTGTGGATGTCTGGTTAAATACACCGCGGCGACCGAATGAGGCCTCGGGAACATCGGGAATGAAAGCTGCCCTGAACGGTGTGTTGAATTGTTCGGTGTATGATGGCTGGTGGCGGGAAGGTTATAATGGACAGAACGGTTGGGCGATTGGACAGGATATGGATTACGATGATCCCCAGAAGCAAGATGAAGCCGATGCCCATAGCTTATATGACCTTCTGGAACAAGAAATTGTCCCCCTCTATTATCGCCGCAGATCATCCGATGAGTTGCCGGGTGATTGGCTCTTCATGGTCAAAGATGCTCTACGCACGATCGTGCCGCAATTTGTGATGCGACGGATGGTCAAAGAATATCTGGAGAGAATGTATAAACCGATCCTTTCTCCGAAAACAACTGTAACTGAACCCTGA
- a CDS encoding Rrf2 family transcriptional regulator gives MMRINRRVDYAIRVLIALAKQPPGTRLSTRTIQKTMWIPRAFLLRIIAELSKAKILDTFPGPNGGVQLLRDPDDINIRLIWEVMEKPLVISDCLENPEECPLNEGCPVNARWGRIQALVLREMEAATIAELAREARDLEKLETVAV, from the coding sequence ATGATGCGCATTAACCGCCGAGTGGATTATGCTATTCGAGTCCTGATTGCCCTTGCCAAACAACCTCCCGGAACGCGTCTTTCTACTCGAACGATACAAAAGACGATGTGGATTCCGCGGGCTTTTCTATTGCGGATCATCGCCGAGCTTTCGAAGGCAAAAATACTTGATACGTTTCCTGGCCCGAACGGAGGCGTGCAACTTCTGCGCGATCCAGATGATATTAACATACGCCTCATCTGGGAAGTGATGGAAAAACCTCTGGTAATCTCAGATTGTTTGGAAAATCCAGAAGAATGTCCTTTGAACGAAGGTTGCCCGGTGAATGCTCGCTGGGGACGCATTCAAGCCCTTGTGTTGAGAGAAATGGAAGCAGCCACGATAGCAGAATTGGCTCGTGAAGCGCGGGATTTGGAAAAGTTAGAGACGGTAGCGGTCTGA
- a CDS encoding Cytochrome d ubiquinol oxidase subunit I produces the protein MDSLLFARAQFAITTVYHFFFVPLTLGLSVIVALMETIYVRTGRTIYKDMAKFWGKLFIINFAMGVVTGIVQEFQFGMNWSEYSRFVGDIFGAPLAIEALLAFFLESTFLGIWIFGWDKLSRGVHALTMWMVAIGSNVSALWILIANSFMQEPVGYTIRNGRAEMTDFFALLLNPNVQVQFPHTVLAGFTTAAFFVMGVSAYHLLRKQNVEFFRRSFQIAAVIGAFAIIMVGLSGHSQAQEMVRSQPMKMAAAEALWYSEDPASFSLLTIGDLAQRRDVFAIRVPRLLSLLAYNQLSGEVKGIHDLQAEYVQQYGEGNYIPPVAVTYWTFRIMVGAGILLGWFGLYALFIVMAELFDNRRFAWRIFPYTIALPYLANTSGWLMTELGRAPWVVYGVMKIEDAISPTVSGGMVLFTLIAFTLIYASLMVATIYLLRKYAIAGPSLSEPDEPASSFDLMPAAQPAQD, from the coding sequence ATGGATTCTTTACTTTTTGCTCGGGCGCAGTTTGCCATAACAACGGTCTATCATTTTTTCTTTGTCCCCCTGACCCTGGGATTGTCAGTAATTGTTGCGCTCATGGAGACCATCTACGTGCGCACCGGACGGACAATTTACAAAGATATGGCAAAGTTTTGGGGAAAGTTATTCATCATTAACTTTGCCATGGGGGTTGTGACTGGTATTGTGCAGGAATTTCAGTTTGGCATGAACTGGTCAGAGTATTCCCGTTTTGTGGGAGACATCTTTGGAGCGCCGTTAGCTATTGAAGCTCTCCTGGCTTTTTTCCTCGAATCTACGTTTCTGGGGATCTGGATTTTTGGGTGGGATAAACTGTCCAGAGGAGTCCATGCCCTGACCATGTGGATGGTGGCGATAGGCAGCAATGTCTCTGCATTGTGGATTTTAATTGCTAATTCGTTCATGCAGGAACCAGTCGGTTATACCATTCGCAACGGACGCGCTGAGATGACGGATTTCTTTGCTCTGCTCCTGAATCCCAATGTTCAAGTCCAATTTCCTCATACCGTCTTAGCCGGGTTTACTACAGCGGCCTTCTTCGTTATGGGTGTCAGCGCCTATCATTTGCTGCGCAAACAAAATGTCGAGTTTTTCCGACGCTCATTTCAAATTGCAGCAGTGATCGGGGCTTTTGCGATTATTATGGTTGGTTTAAGTGGTCACTCGCAAGCCCAGGAGATGGTGCGCTCCCAACCGATGAAAATGGCCGCCGCTGAGGCACTGTGGTACTCTGAAGATCCGGCTTCGTTTTCTCTCTTAACAATTGGAGACTTAGCCCAAAGGCGAGATGTTTTTGCCATTCGTGTGCCCCGTCTATTGAGTTTGCTGGCTTATAACCAGCTCAGCGGGGAGGTAAAAGGTATACATGATTTGCAGGCGGAATATGTCCAACAATACGGTGAGGGAAATTATATCCCTCCGGTTGCGGTTACCTACTGGACCTTCCGCATCATGGTTGGCGCAGGGATTCTCCTGGGTTGGTTTGGGCTTTATGCACTCTTCATTGTGATGGCGGAATTGTTCGATAATCGCCGCTTTGCCTGGCGCATCTTCCCCTATACCATCGCTTTGCCTTATCTTGCGAATACCAGCGGTTGGTTGATGACCGAATTGGGGCGCGCACCGTGGGTGGTTTATGGAGTAATGAAAATAGAAGATGCGATTTCACCAACGGTCAGTGGTGGCATGGTTCTCTTCACTCTGATTGCTTTTACTCTCATCTACGCTTCTCTTATGGTGGCAACCATCTATTTGCTCCGCAAGTATGCAATAGCCGGACCATCTCTTTCGGAACCGGATGAACCTGCATCAAGTTTTGACCTGATGCCGGCTGCTCAACCAGCGCAGGATTAA